One window of Athalia rosae chromosome 2, iyAthRosa1.1, whole genome shotgun sequence genomic DNA carries:
- the LOC112694936 gene encoding larval/pupal cuticle protein H1C-like: MFKLVVLFAVVAVAQSGYLAGPALPLTYSAAPAVSHVTYAAPAPAHVTYAAAAPLIKTAYAPAPAYTYAAASPAVAVHAPAIGASHESTLRSLDGNSAVSHYSKAVDTAFSSVRKYDTRYTNDAKFIAAAPAFAYAQKTAYVAPAAYGYAAAATPIVAKTTYQAPLAYSPAGVVAHTTFTGLGASYAW, from the exons atgttcaag CTCGTAGTCCTTTTCGCCGTGGTGGCAGTGGCCCAAAGTGGTTATCTGGCGGGTCCGGCATTGCCGTTGACCTACAGTGCAGCGCCCGCAGTGTCTCACGTAACCTAcgccgcccccgcccccgcccacGTGACATACGCCGCGGCAGCTCCGTTGATAAAAACGGCGTATGCACCCGCCCCCGCGTACACCTATGCTGCGGCCTCCCCTGCGGTAGCCGTCCACGCACCAGCGATCGGAGCTTCCCACGAAAGCACACTCAGATCATTAGATGGAAATTCCGCGGTCTCTCACTACAGCAAAGCAGTTGATACCGCATTCTCGAGCGTACGAAAATACGACACGAGATACACGAATGACGCTAAATTCATCGCAGCTGCCCCCGCTTTCGCCTACGCTCAAAAAACTGCGTACGTAGCACCCGCTGCTTACGGATACGCCGCTGCCGCAACACCGATCGTCGCAAAGACCACCTATCAAGCACCCCTAGCTTATTCTCCGGCCGGAGTCGTCGCCCACACGACGTTCACCGGACTCGGCGCATCCTACGCTTGGtaa